One window from the genome of Hydractinia symbiolongicarpus strain clone_291-10 chromosome 1, HSymV2.1, whole genome shotgun sequence encodes:
- the LOC130625598 gene encoding uncharacterized protein LOC130625598 gives MVLSNVKSYLASGNLNDLQKVSSSLRTTLDNKLRDPDFSVLLDEGAVKRNEEAESFIPKDHLLAISCKDNSIRALRIVYNCYNPLTIHCLNNAVIKAVTDSDCLYSSASLAVSDTGLSAADLVQKEAILMCSKNIWSSFICILALTSVLKRNISTLYPDCVSIKLSKATLKRPAQYFQARLPYFMKTTENVCVSSPNFSSSLGQTTLVNQCGYIDGIGKYDVGTYYKQAPHLSDHDIVTYVDNYDGPEEMESLLKRIVREEVERALSSNPSSSTFAPPNQSKFINSLSSFFGTNFITRFSFSFDTALRRSIHKILSTRFILIFTFVGVQHCYCEVEDIPDVDVRERLLVIRNCTESETFRQHLNDFIERFDFGYTKVNPAISEKEELLKTISHHWIISSKLEELQKFLNGLSCEGVLEILRKHPEETMKKFMYASVSSEDVKSIFNVVYTGKIEIEEDIIYNLKNFVDEVGFGRVKEKSAVNVLALEESPLNSNPNMSSKVITLEDFLFFLTGSKFLPNRKVDVSFNHHSFGNERVRVSTCELWIRFPVTKRYMDGEVFTQNILDDILDSPGFAGCRLYSPNLESVLFKVDKLTNTSCCAAKNPRISRLLKPCPK, from the exons ATGGTGTTATCAAACGTGAAGTCGTATTTAGCTTCAGGAAATTTGAACGACCTTCAAAAAGTTTCAAGTTCTTTGAGAACTACGCTGGATAATAAACTGAGAGATCCCGATTTCTCAGTTTTATTAGATGAAGGCGCTGTGAAACGAAACGAAGAAGCTGAAAGTTTCATCCCAAAGGATCATCTGCTAGCCATCAGCTGCAAGGATAATTCTATTCGGGCTCTCAGGATAGTTTATAATTGCTATAATCCTTTGACAATACATTGTTTAAACAATGCAGTGATTAA GGCAGTGACAGACAGTGATTGTTTATACAGCAGTGCTTCTCTGGCTGTTTCAG ACACAGGTCTTTCGGCAGCAGATCTTGTACAGAAGGAAGCTATTCTTATGTGCAGTAAAAATATATGGTCATCTTTTATCTGTATACTTGCCCTTACCAGtgtattaaaaagaaatatttcaacttTATATCCTGATTGTG TTTCCATTAAATTGAGTAAAGCTACGTTAAAGCGTCCTGCTCAATATTTTCAAGCTAGGTTGCCATACTTTATGAAAACAACTGAAAACGTATGTGTCTCATCACCAAATTTTTCCTCTTCATTAGGCCAAACAACATTAGTTAATCAATGTG GTTATATTGATGGTATTGGAAAATATGATGTAGGCACTTATTACAAGCAAGCTCCACACCTTAGTGATCATGATATAGTCACATATGTTGATAACTACGATGGCCCTGAAG AAATGGAATCACTGTTGAAAAGAATAGTCAGGGAAGAAGTAGAGCGAGCTCTCTCCTCAAATCCTTCCAGTAGTACTTTTGCACCACCAA ATCAATCAAAGTTCATAAATTCTTTGTCTTCCTTTTTTGGTACAAATTTTATCACAAGATTTTCCTTTTCAT TCGATACGGCACTTAGAAGATCGATTCACAAAATTTTGTCCACTaggtttattcttatttttacttttgtagGCGTTCAACATTGTTACTGTGAAGTTGAAGATATCCCTGATGTAGATGTACGCGAGAGATTATTAGTGATTCGTAACTGTACTGAATCAGAGACATTTCGCCAACACCTGAATGATTTTATAGAGCGATTCGATTTTGGATACACAAAAGTGAATCCTGCTATTAGTGAAAAAGAAGAGTTGTTGAAAACCATTTCACATCACTGGATTATTTCCTCGAAGTTGGAAGAGTTACAAAAATTTCTGAATGGGCTTTCGTGTGAGGGGGTACTCGAAATCCTTCGCAAGCATCCTGAGGAAACTATGAAGAAGTTCATGTATGCAAGTGTTTCATCTGAAGATGTGAAGTCAATTTTCAACGTGGTTTACACCGGAAAAATCGAAATCGAAGAGGACATTATTTATAACCTTAAAAACTTTGTGGATGAAGTAGGGTTTGGAAGAGTGAAAGAAAAGAGTGCTGTCAATGTTCTTGCCCTCGAAGAATCTCCTTTGAATTCAAATCCAAATATGTCGTCGAAAGTCATCACATTGGAGGACTTCCTATTCTTTCTAACAGGGTCAAAATTTTTGCCCAATAGGAAGGTTGATGTCAGTTTTAATCATCACAGTTTTGGAAACGAAAGAGTAAGAGTGAGCACATGCGAATTGTGGATTCGATTTCCTGTTACAAAACGGTACATGGATGGAGAAGTCTTCACTCAAAATATCCTTGATGACATTTTAGATTCACCAGGCTTTG CCGGATGTCGTCTATACAGTCCCAACTTGGAAAGCGTTCTCTTCAAGGTAGACAAACTCACAAACACATCATGCTGTGCTGCTAAGAATCCCAGGATTTCTAGATTACTAAAGCCTTGTCCAAAGTAA
- the LOC130648736 gene encoding uncharacterized protein LOC130648736 isoform X2 has product MKIVPVFLLNLKEFISYLLIDGNDAVDNSCSSIATEYKQSVSKGDKHHGENEDVDEESEDDDYENTVSGKEKIFSNVEANIIVEKCAEIIRSGPISINRVERALESSSVGKRVLQNFDMSQIQTRLTYERL; this is encoded by the exons atgaaaattgtgcctgtttttttattaaatttaaaagaattcatTTCCTATCTTTTAATAGATGGTAATGATGCTGTTGACAACTCATGCTCCTCTATTGCAACTGAATACAAACAATCTGTGTCAAAAGGAG ATAAGCATCATGGTGAAAACGAAGATGTTGACGAAGAAAGTGAAGATGATGATTATGAAAATACAGTTTCTGGGAAGGAAAAAATTTTCTCGAATGTTGAAGCTAACATCATTGTCGAAAAGTGTGCCGAGATCATTCGTTCTGGACCAATATCCATCAATAGAGTAGAACGTGCACTCGAATCAAGCTCTGTTGGAAAACGTGTACTACAAAACTTTGACATGTCGCAAATACAAACAAGGCTTACATATGAGCGCTTGTAG
- the LOC130648736 gene encoding uncharacterized protein LOC130648736 isoform X1, with product MKIVPVFLLNLKEFISYLLIDGNDAVDNSCSSIATEYKQSVSKGVDKHHGENEDVDEESEDDDYENTVSGKEKIFSNVEANIIVEKCAEIIRSGPISINRVERALESSSVGKRVLQNFDMSQIQTRLTYERL from the exons atgaaaattgtgcctgtttttttattaaatttaaaagaattcatTTCCTATCTTTTAATAGATGGTAATGATGCTGTTGACAACTCATGCTCCTCTATTGCAACTGAATACAAACAATCTGTGTCAAAAGGAG TAGATAAGCATCATGGTGAAAACGAAGATGTTGACGAAGAAAGTGAAGATGATGATTATGAAAATACAGTTTCTGGGAAGGAAAAAATTTTCTCGAATGTTGAAGCTAACATCATTGTCGAAAAGTGTGCCGAGATCATTCGTTCTGGACCAATATCCATCAATAGAGTAGAACGTGCACTCGAATCAAGCTCTGTTGGAAAACGTGTACTACAAAACTTTGACATGTCGCAAATACAAACAAGGCTTACATATGAGCGCTTGTAG